In Hypomesus transpacificus isolate Combined female unplaced genomic scaffold, fHypTra1 scaffold_287, whole genome shotgun sequence, one genomic interval encodes:
- the LOC124463480 gene encoding caspase recruitment domain-containing protein 19-like isoform X2 — protein MGDTFHDQLLEDSRFLKSDRRLDTELVDKLILQLNRIYPQILSDKEATKGRGEEACREFYRALHLHVEEVYYSLPTRLRLRDDPFSVPLVKSNQRYALNDKGPLFFLGCFSVAVGMAMLYYYGESRVTGGSRALGLVALGLGRTAREVLIWYSEDNISM, from the exons ATGGGAG ACACCTTCCATGACCAACTACTGGAGGACAGCCGGTTCCTCAAATCCGACAGAAGGCTGGACACAGAACTGGTGGACAAACTCATCCTTCAGCTCAACAGGATCTACCCGCAGATTCTCTCAGACAAGGAGGCCACCAAA gggagaggagaggaggcctgCCGGGAGTTCTACAGGGCGCTTCACCTGCACGTGGAGGAGGTGTACTACAGCCTGCCCACGCGCCTCCGCCTCAGAG ATGACCCCTTCAGTGTTCCACTGGTAAAGTCCAATCAGAGATATGCGTTAAATGACAAAG GTCCTCTGTTCTTCCTGGGTTGTTTCAGCGTTGCCGTGGGAATGGCCATGTTGTATTACTACGgag AGTCCAGAGTGACTGGGGGCAGTCGGGCCCTGGGCTTGGTGGCTCTGGGGCTGGGAAGAACGGCCAGAGAGGTGCTCATATGGTACTCCGAAGACAACATTAGCATGTAA
- the LOC124463480 gene encoding caspase recruitment domain-containing protein 19-like isoform X1 codes for MGDTFHDQLLEDSRFLKSDRRLDTELVDKLILQLNRIYPQILSDKEATKFRDLDVPTCVRLSELLYHLQGRGEEACREFYRALHLHVEEVYYSLPTRLRLRDDPFSVPLVKSNQRYALNDKGPLFFLGCFSVAVGMAMLYYYGESRVTGGSRALGLVALGLGRTAREVLIWYSEDNISM; via the exons ATGGGAG ACACCTTCCATGACCAACTACTGGAGGACAGCCGGTTCCTCAAATCCGACAGAAGGCTGGACACAGAACTGGTGGACAAACTCATCCTTCAGCTCAACAGGATCTACCCGCAGATTCTCTCAGACAAGGAGGCCACCAAA TTCAGGGATCTTGACGTTCCCACCTGCGTCCGTCTGTCAGAACTGCTCTACCAcctgcaggggagaggagaggaggcctgCCGGGAGTTCTACAGGGCGCTTCACCTGCACGTGGAGGAGGTGTACTACAGCCTGCCCACGCGCCTCCGCCTCAGAG ATGACCCCTTCAGTGTTCCACTGGTAAAGTCCAATCAGAGATATGCGTTAAATGACAAAG GTCCTCTGTTCTTCCTGGGTTGTTTCAGCGTTGCCGTGGGAATGGCCATGTTGTATTACTACGgag AGTCCAGAGTGACTGGGGGCAGTCGGGCCCTGGGCTTGGTGGCTCTGGGGCTGGGAAGAACGGCCAGAGAGGTGCTCATATGGTACTCCGAAGACAACATTAGCATGTAA
- the LOC124463481 gene encoding ninjurin-1-like, whose product MATENMEMNGDADRENREEVLRPARWRRADGPINMNHYANKKSAAQSMLDVALLMANASQLKAVLEQGPGPFYVPLVTLISISLTLQILVGILLIFIVKWNLNDESMHFRLNVLENIATVLVFIIVIINVFITAFGVQNPKTSA is encoded by the exons ATGGCGACCGAAAACATGGAAATGAATGGCGATGCcgacagagagaacagagaggag GTGCTGCGCCCTGCTCGCTGGCGGCGGGCAGACGGGCCAATCAACATGAACCACTACGCCAACAAGAAGAGCGCGGCTCAGAGCATGCTGGACGTGGCGCTGCTGATGGCTAACGCCTCCCAGCTGAAGGccgtcctggagcagggccctGGCCCCTTCTACGTCCCCCTCGTCACCCTCATCAGCATCTCCCTCACGCTGCAGATCCTGGTGGGCATTCTGCTCATCTTCATCG tgaagtgGAACCTGAACGACGAGAGCATGCACTTCAGGTTGAACGTCCTGGAGAACATAGCCACTGTACTCGtcttcatcatcgtcatcatcaacGTCTTCATCACTGCTTTTGGCGTTCAGAATCCCAAAACGAGCGCTTGA